The sequence CATCCCCCCATCTCCCCATCTCCCCATCTCCCCATCTCCCCATCTCCCCATCTCCCCATCAGTTATCTGTAGCAAACATTTGGGTATTCGATATTAGTCCCTAGCCCCTTAAAATTTAATCCCGACTAAAAATGTCGGATATGTTTGACTCATTGAGCAGGTCGTGTTAGCATTCCGAACAGTTGACAGACATCGAGCAAAGACCAGAGAGCAGAGATCATGACCCAGGCGATCGAAACCCAAAACCAGCTAACAGCGGCTACCTTTAAGTCCCTGAAATGCAAAGAGTGCGGCGCGGAATACGAACCGAAAGCGACCCACGTTTGCGAGTTTTGTTTTGGCCCTCTAGAAGTGGCTTACGACTACGACCACCTTCGCCGCATCGTCACTCGCGAAACTATTCAAGCTGGGCCAAATTCTATTTGGCGTTATCGCCCATTTTTGCCAGTCGCTACCGACAACGTAATTGATGTAGGAACTGGCATGACTCCACTGGTACGCGCCAACCGTTTAGCCCGTCGTCTGGGACTCAAAAAGCTCTATATCAAAAACGATGCTGTCAATATGCCTACCCTGAGCTTCAAGGATCGGGTAGTATCGGTTGCCCTCTCTAGAGCCAGAGAACTGGGTTTCAGTACCGTATCTTGTGCCAGCACTGGGAACTTAGCTAATTCTACTGCTGCGATCGCCGCTCATGCCGGACTCGATTGTTGCGTTTTTATACCTTCTGACCTAGAAGCTGGTAAAGTTTTGGGTACGTTAATCTATGGCCCCACCGTAATGGCGGTGCAAGGCAACTACGATCAAGTGAATCGCCTATGCTGCGAAGTGGCCAATACACATGGCTGGGGTTTTGTCAATATTAACCTGCGTCCCTACTATTCCGAAGGTTCCAAAACCCTGGGCTATGAAGTGGCAGAACAGCTAGGCTGGGAATTGCCCGACCATATCGTGGCTCCCCTAGCGTCTGGTTCCCTCTTCACAAAAATTTATAAAGGTTTTCAAGAATTTATTAAAGTTGGCTTAATCGCTGACAAAAATGTTCGTTTCAGCGGCGCTCAAGCAGAAGGATGTTCTCCCATCGCCCAAGCTTTCCGCGAAAATCGCGACTTCGTGAAGCCAGTTAAACCCAGCACAATTGCCAAGTCGATCGCAATTGGTAACCCCGCCGATGGTGTCTACGCTTTAGAAGTAGCGCGGAAAACAGGCGGTAACATCGAATCCGTTAACGATGCCGAAATCGTAGAAGGCATCAAATTACTAGCGGAAACCGAAGGCATCTTCACCGAAACCGCTGGCGGTACCACCGTTGCCGTACTGAAGAAACTGGTAGAAGCTGGTAAAATCGACCCCGAAGAAACCACGGTTGTTTACATCACCGGCAACGGACTGAAGACTCAAGAAGCCGTCCAAGGTTACATCGGCGAACCCCTCACCATCGAGCCAAAATTAGAAAGTTTCGAGCGTGCTTTAGAACGCGCTCAAACACTCGATCGCTTGGAATGGCAACAAGTTCTTGTTTAATAAGTAATGGGCAGGGCTTATGGGTAGTAGGTAAAAAACTAATGCCCCATTCCCCATGCCCAATTTTTAATTCCCAATACCCTATTCTCAATTCCCAACGAAATCATGTCCGTCAAAGTTCTAGTTCCGACTGCTCTACAAAAATTCACTAACGACCAAGCTACTTTGGAGTGTAAAGCAAACAGTATCGGCGAGTTGCTCGACTCCTTAGAGCAAAGCTGTCCCGGTATCAAAGCGCGTCTTTGTGACGAACAAGGACAACCGCGCCGATTCCTGAATTTCTACGTCAATAGCGAAGATATCCGCTTTTTGGACGGCACTCAAACACCCCTGCAAGATGGGGACGAAGTGAGCATAGTTCCGGCTGTTGCTGGCGGTTGATCGGAGTGCGATCGCGGTATCATAATGCCAAGGTAAACTGATTTTAGATTTTAGATTTTGGATTATTTCAAATGCCTGCCAATCCCTGGTAAGAGGAAACATCCAAAATCGCCAATCTAAAATTTTTCTGATAGACCCCATGCTCCTTGGGGGCAGTTAAATCCAAAACCAACATCCAATCGATGCAATGGCAGAAGAAACCAATCACAATGAAGCGGGAGAAGTAGCTCCTAGCACTGTTGACAAACAAGCTCCCAGCGTCTCGGAAGAAAACGCTCCCAGCACTGACTCTCCTCAAGCGACAGATATTCCCTCTGCAAACGCGCCCGATCCCACAGCCGTCAGTTCGGAAGCTAACCCGAATGCAACTGGTGGAGAAACAGCCAAAAAACCTGCCGCCAAAAAACCTGCTGCTAAAGCCGCCGGTGAAGAAGCTCCAGCCAAAGCAGCTGGTAAAAAAGAAAAGGCTCCCGCAGTTGAAGATAAACCTTTTGCCGAGTTCGTTCAACAACATTACTTACCAGCTTTAAAAGAAGCCCTTGCCAAACAAGGGGTTCAGGATTTACAGCTATCTCTTGAAAAGCAGAAAATCCCCATTATCGGTTATGCCCAAATGCCAGAATGTTGGCAAATTATTGGTGGCTGGAATCGAGGTTTGCGTCAGTTTCGAGTTTATTTCATGGATGAAGAAATTCAAGGGCAGAGGGCGTTTTCCTATGCTGAAAATGGTGGCAAACCAAGTACCCTCGAACCTTTCCTGATCGACGAACGGAAAATCACGTTAGACTTACTCGTGTTTGGAGTCGTTCAGCGATTAAACGCGCAAAAATGGTTGGTTAGAAATTAAGGGTAAAAAGCAAAGCTAGGGATGAATAACAATCTCTAGCCGATCGCCTTAAATTTTCTCATCCCATTTGTAGTCTTTATCCAAATTAACCACACTTTTTACAACTCTATAAAGTCGTAGGTCACCGCCCCAGTAACCGGGTGGTTATCGATATTAACATAGCCGGATTTCACCAATTCTTTTAAAGCTGTTTCTACCTGAGGAAAACCGATTCCCGTGTCCATAACCGCTTGGGTAACGGTGATTTTGCCCCCTCTAGCAGCGGCTGCTTTCACTAATTTAACCTTCAATCCATCTTGGGTAAGCGGTTCGACTTTTCTAGTCACCGCAGGTTGGTTAAGTGGTATCCCCGTGGGAGAATAGCCTAGTTTGGCTCTTTGTTTGGTGTTAAACTCTTCCACCATATCGGGAATCAGAACCAAATCTATAGTCTGTCCGATCCAAAACAAACCAAAAGTACACAGCCAAAGCAATCCCGTACCTATTTTGCCGTTATACAGGCGATGCAGCCCGTGCAGCTGAAATAAGCAGGCGAACCAAAGTAGATAACTAGTGCCAACATCATTCATGGAGAGGAGTGCGATCGAACTAACACTGTTCAGTTCCAATCATAGAGATTTTGCTTTTAATTTTTCTATATACCCGGTCGCAGTTGAAACTAATCTTTATGTATTTTTCTGCTACACCGTAAAGTAATCTTAAAATACGATGATTGAAAATTGTTTAGAGATTGAGCGATCGGTAAAAAACAGCTAACCGTTACAAAACTTGACACTTTGTTGCAAGTCTTAATCAAATACCTTACTTTTCACCCCCTTTCCCTTGGTAAACTAAAACCCATCCCAATAAAACGGTCTGGGGAATGGGGAACCAGGAATGGGAAAAA comes from Leptolyngbyaceae cyanobacterium and encodes:
- the thrC gene encoding threonine synthase; the protein is MTQAIETQNQLTAATFKSLKCKECGAEYEPKATHVCEFCFGPLEVAYDYDHLRRIVTRETIQAGPNSIWRYRPFLPVATDNVIDVGTGMTPLVRANRLARRLGLKKLYIKNDAVNMPTLSFKDRVVSVALSRARELGFSTVSCASTGNLANSTAAIAAHAGLDCCVFIPSDLEAGKVLGTLIYGPTVMAVQGNYDQVNRLCCEVANTHGWGFVNINLRPYYSEGSKTLGYEVAEQLGWELPDHIVAPLASGSLFTKIYKGFQEFIKVGLIADKNVRFSGAQAEGCSPIAQAFRENRDFVKPVKPSTIAKSIAIGNPADGVYALEVARKTGGNIESVNDAEIVEGIKLLAETEGIFTETAGGTTVAVLKKLVEAGKIDPEETTVVYITGNGLKTQEAVQGYIGEPLTIEPKLESFERALERAQTLDRLEWQQVLV
- a CDS encoding MoaD/ThiS family protein; translation: MSVKVLVPTALQKFTNDQATLECKANSIGELLDSLEQSCPGIKARLCDEQGQPRRFLNFYVNSEDIRFLDGTQTPLQDGDEVSIVPAVAGG
- a CDS encoding DUF2996 domain-containing protein, whose protein sequence is MAEETNHNEAGEVAPSTVDKQAPSVSEENAPSTDSPQATDIPSANAPDPTAVSSEANPNATGGETAKKPAAKKPAAKAAGEEAPAKAAGKKEKAPAVEDKPFAEFVQQHYLPALKEALAKQGVQDLQLSLEKQKIPIIGYAQMPECWQIIGGWNRGLRQFRVYFMDEEIQGQRAFSYAENGGKPSTLEPFLIDERKITLDLLVFGVVQRLNAQKWLVRN
- a CDS encoding TM2 domain-containing protein, whose amino-acid sequence is MELNSVSSIALLSMNDVGTSYLLWFACLFQLHGLHRLYNGKIGTGLLWLCTFGLFWIGQTIDLVLIPDMVEEFNTKQRAKLGYSPTGIPLNQPAVTRKVEPLTQDGLKVKLVKAAAARGGKITVTQAVMDTGIGFPQVETALKELVKSGYVNIDNHPVTGAVTYDFIEL